The sequence ATAACGGCAATACCGATCAAAATAATGTATCTCCTTAAGAAAAAAAGCTAAGGAAAATTAATTTTCCTTAGCTTTTCGTTTTGGGAGTAAATATTATAGACATAATATACCCAAATATTATAGAGGCTGCTATTCCTCCTGCCGTAGCCTCTGTTCCTCCTGTAAAAGCTCCAATAAAACCTTTTTTGTCCACTCCTTCCATCACTCCTTTACATAAAGAGTAACCGAATCCGGTAATAGGAACAGAAGCACCGGCTCCTCCAAACTTCATTAAGGGTTCATATAAACCCACTGCAGTTAAAATTACCCCCGACGTAACAAACATGACGAGAATATGTCCCGTTGTAAGCCGTGTTGTATCTAATATGATTTGACCTACGACACATATAAGCCCCCCCACAATAAAAGCTCTTATATATTCCATTTGATTTAACCTCCTAATTCTTAAAATTACTTATAGATACGGCATGAGCAATTCCCGGGATAGTTTCACCCTGAAGAGTACTGGTAGATGAATGAAGAGCCCCTGTGGATACAAGAAGTAATTTATCTATGTTTCTTGATTTCAATTCACTATATATATATCCGTTAAATACAGAAGCTGAACATCCACATCCACTGGCTCCGGCATGAACATCCTGTCTTAAATTATCAAATATTTTCATTCCGCAATCATCATATACCTTTGATAAATCATAGCCTTGGCTATCCATAATATCCAATAAAACGCTCTTTCCCACTGCTCCCAGGTCTCCGGTAAGAATCATATCATAATCATCA is a genomic window of Acidilutibacter cellobiosedens containing:
- the spoVAE gene encoding stage V sporulation protein AE, whose amino-acid sequence is MEYIRAFIVGGLICVVGQIILDTTRLTTGHILVMFVTSGVILTAVGLYEPLMKFGGAGASVPITGFGYSLCKGVMEGVDKKGFIGAFTGGTEATAGGIAASIIFGYIMSIIFTPKTKS